The genomic stretch tgatccaaaactttggtgggccatgaacaatgaaaacagtttcctcccttgatttgcatttctctttgctatggcccaccagaattttagatcagggtgaaaatttgtcccctggggtttcatgggattccgcatcacatggaccgtttagattagacacccatgacacgtgtgcaaaggtgcgcacgtgcataggtgagcatgactctatatatatatatatatatatatatatatatagtgatgaGAGAAGAAAACCTGGAGTGTGATGTTTCCATGGTTGCTCAAGGGTTGATCCATAGAAATAGGGGGTCTAGTTCTGTCGCTCACAAGACTGATGTTGGAAATGTCCACTTGTACCGTGTCTGCAATTTCATCAAAAGTAGGCCAACGCCCTAATCGCCTCCTCAGGATGTTGTTAGCTTGCGCTATCTTGGCCATCAGCCCTTGCATGCTTCCCTACACATTGACAAACTAAGCATGCATTTTACATTTTGCAGCATTAGGTCTCACTTTAAAGGGcttggaaaaaattaaaaattaaaaagcattTGCCAAATGTTTTAGTAGTCAAAAGTATTATTTCTCCAAATCATTAGAGATTATAGTGCCTAACGTTGGTCCAAACACACCAACCAACCCACATCAACCCACAACATATAAACAGTAAGCATTGCCCAATCAACCAATGAATGGCCTGATCGAATACACGTGCCCAGACGTTGGGTTGGATGCCCAACTTCTTcagttcacttttttttttttttagaagagagagagagagagagagagagagagagagagagagagagagagagagagagattgattgaAGAGGTATTTTCACAATCCACCATGGCCAGCCCATGTACTTAACAGTTAGGGGCTCAAAATGAACAAACACTGGTTATGAGTTTTGGGCTCATCCTCCACACTTATCAGGTGAATATAGCAAATTGCACCATGCATCGTATTCCCACCAAGTGGTATCCATATATAGATAGgtcacacgtgtgccatgtttGGGTGTTTGATTAATTCCTCTGGAAGATAATGAAAAGCAGCATATAACAACACACACCGGCAAACGGATGAGTCTGGACTTGGTTGCAACGGCCTTGATGATGGCTTGCTTGATCCACCAGTAGACATAGGTGGAGAGCTTGCAGCCTCTCTTAGGATCGAATCTTTCAGCACCTTGAAGGAGTCCTATGCATCCTTCCTGGACCAACTCTTTCTGGCTCAGTCCTTTCCCCTCGTATTTAGTGGCTATGGTGACGACAAGCCTTTTATAGCTAAGTGTTATCCTCTTTCTGCACTCCCTTGCCCTCCTCAGCTTCTCCTCCAAACTCACCTTCTCCATACCTACAGCTTCTGCCCATTGAATCATGCTCGGCTCTTGCATTTCTGTCCTTTGAATTCTCTTCCTAACTGCTTCAAGCCTCGCCCCTTCCTGTCATTTGTAAGCTGAGATGATATTTTACACACATAtgggaatgctcacctgcgcaccagttctcacgGTAACTCGTGAAAACTTTTTGATAACTCTTCCCCGGTGATATGAactcaaaatctgaacggtcaacgtgatgcagcaccccatgaaacctttgGGCCAAACTTTTAccattatccaaaacttttgatgggccatgccaaaagagagagacaaatcaagggaggaaactgtttcctttttccatggcccaccaaagttttggatcatggtgaaAGTCAGGCCATgggagtttcatggggtgctacatcacatGGACGATTCAGATTTTGTCCTCATATCACGagagatgagttctaaaaaagttcTCACTGAGAACTGGTGTGCACGTGAGCATTAgttatttagagagagagagagagagagagagagagggtgagcaCCTGTACACAGGTGTCATGGTACAAAATTTGAACACGTGAGCATTagttttttagagagagagagagagagagagagagagaaagagtgagcacctgtgcacatgtgtcatgggaaCGAAATTTGAACTGTACGCGTGATGTGTCACCCCTTAAAACCTCACAAATCTAActtttagcttgatacaaaactctagtggactgtggcaaaaggaaacagtttcctccctcgatttgcatttctctttgctatggccactagagttttggatgaagttgaatATTGGGCCTATAGAGTTTCTATGGGTGCCACATCCGTAGATTgatcagattttgtgcccatgacatgtgtgcaaaggtgcttgtcccctttaagttataggatatcccaaaaatcagccatatacgaaacttaggtgggccataccatctaaaatgatgtgaaaacgTGCTtataaaatataaaagcacttggtggggcccacctgagttttagatgcagctgaaacttggtttggcccctcatccaagtgggacacaatggatgggttagatttgtgaaccacatttcaatGCGCCCAATAaacgattatgaatgttttaatgggagggtaacccctctcaactgttgtatgtggtgtggcccacccaagtcatgaattgactagATTTTTAAgcatatggcccaccatggaatgacgcatctgactgatggggtagacattcgacatcacagtggggcccacacagctcgacctcatgggaagttcccatgaggtcgacctcatagtacccatgtgggccccaccgtgatgtatgttgaacatcaacaccgtgcatttgatgggtcccctttagtttgtagaatatcccaaaaataagctgtatacggaactcagatgggccataccatctaaagccatgtgaagacatgcttgaaacatataaaagcacttggtggggcccacctgagttttgaatgctgctgaaacttggtatgacccctcatcctagtgggacacataatggatgggctagatttgtgaaccacatatcggtgggcccaataatgaTTATCAagattttaatgggaggataacccctatCAACTGTTGTATACGGTGtgccacccaagtcatggattgacttggttTTTAAGCCCGTGTCCCaaatagaatggtgcatctgactgatggtgttgatgttcaacacgcatcacggcagggcccacacaactcgacctcatgggaagatgCCATGGGCTCGaccttgtgtgtgtgtgcgtgtgtgtgtgcgcgcgcccGCGTGcgtgtgggaaaaggttctatgcgtttttaggcatgtcttcacattttagatgttttaggcatgtcttcacctggttttagatggtatgacccatttGAGTTCTATACACGGTTgaatcccataatttaaaggggacccatcaaatgcacggtattgattttcgacatgcatcacgatggggcccacacagctcgacctcatgggaagttcacatgaggtcgactgcatagaaccatttccacacacacacacacacacacacacacacacacacacacacacacatatatatatatatatatatatatatatatatatatatagtttccttTTTCCATGCTCTCCTCCCAAAAATTGTTCAAGTCGCGTACATGAATTTTGTCCAACTAAATGGAATGGGTCTGAAAGTCACAATCCCACCAAAATGAGAACAAATCCTACCAAGTGGTTACTAGTACAGAAGAGGTATatatattggatatttttcatttttgaccctTGAAGAATGTAATTAGATAAATCAAATAATCGTAATTTTCAttacatgatacatctaaatagGACCACAATTTGCTTTAGTTTAATTTGAACTACTTGTCTGCAATTTCTaagcgcctgtgtatcatccatcaaactctgCCAGTGTAGAGAGAAAAAGGAGGGAAGATTGTTTCACATTAAACGGGAACATATTTACAGCCAACGTGGATTGTAAGGTCCATTGATTTGGTGGTGGTCATGCTATATTGATAGGACAGCATGTACCTCTAAATTActacaaataaaaaatttaaaaatttaaaaaaaacttaaaattaaaaattccaCATTCGAGCAGAAGATTTGGATATGGTCCATCCATCCACACAGTGGGACCACCAAATCAATGTTTTTGGTTCCAACTTGAAACGAATGACCATAATGTTGAAAGAGAGTAAAAGGTACCTTGAGATAATGAGAAAACTGTGCCTCTTCTGTAGGTGTTAGATACCTTTCATAGTAGGAAGACGGGGATGAGCACCAACAGCTACTCACTTCCAAATTGGATAATTCCGTGGCTgtttttctcttcctcttcttcttcttcctcctccacaTCCTTTTGCTCGCAATCGATGATAAGTTTGTGTGAGTTCCATCGTCCTTATGGAATTGGAATTCATAGTTTGTGGGGAAGGCAATCTCAGTTAGTGCTATTGCCGATGAGACAGCATCTCTGGCAGCATGAGCTGCGGCATTAGCCAGAGTAACAGCTTGAAGGGCAGCAGCAATGGTTAGAGAG from Magnolia sinica isolate HGM2019 chromosome 17, MsV1, whole genome shotgun sequence encodes the following:
- the LOC131231941 gene encoding RNA polymerase sigma factor sigD, chloroplastic isoform X1; amino-acid sequence: MASASTAFSNPSSPTLPISLSPFAIPSKTSFHIMHPSLPSYDSLTIAAALQAVTLANAAAHAARDAVSSAIALTEIAFPTNYEFQFHKDDGTHTNLSSIASKRMWRRKKKKRKRKTATELSNLEVSSCWCSSPSSYYERYLTPTEEAQFSHYLKEGARLEAVRKRIQRTEMQEPSMIQWAEAVGMEKVSLEEKLRRARECRKRITLSYKRLVVTIATKYEGKGLSQKELVQEGCIGLLQGAERFDPKRGCKLSTYVYWWIKQAIIKAVATKSRLIRLPGSMQGLMAKIAQANNILRRRLGRWPTFDEIADTVQVDISNISLVSDRTRPPISMDQPLSNHGNITLQEIMAGPEETMPETMVARKQMKQDIDRLLKTLSGREENILRLYFGLNGETARSCDEIGRLLHLSRERVRQIQYLALRKLQQTATLYSLQSYM
- the LOC131231941 gene encoding RNA polymerase sigma factor sigD, chloroplastic isoform X2 encodes the protein MASASTAFSNPSSPTLPISLSPFAIPSKTSFHIMHPSLPSYDSLTIAAALQAVTLANAAAHAARDAVSSAIALTEIAFPTNYEFQFHKDDGTHTNLSSIASKRMWRRKKKKRKRKTATELSNLEVSSCWCSSPSSYYERYLTPTEEAQFSHYLKEGARLEAVRKRIQRTEMQEPSMIQWAEAVGMEKVSLEEKLRRARECRKRITLSYKRLVVTIATKYEGKGLSQKELVQEGCIGLLQGAERFDPKRGCKLSTYVYWWIKQAIIKAVATKSRLIRLPGSMQGLMAKIAQANNILRRRLGRWPTFDEIADTEIMAGPEETMPETMVARKQMKQDIDRLLKTLSGREENILRLYFGLNGETARSCDEIGRLLHLSRERVRQIQYLALRKLQQTATLYSLQSYM